One stretch of Amycolatopsis tolypomycina DNA includes these proteins:
- a CDS encoding DUF885 domain-containing protein — protein MTAVTELADEFVEALFAADPLTPALLGIRPAEPGLADVSAEAEQAFRARLAAFLERARALEADTAEDRLTREVLITTAENRIAAIDSRMTEFTVTDLSIGPAAGLLMTLPMTTVTAGEAAEAQLGRLAAVPGHLRQAARRHAEGIAAGLLPVAHLVDAAVAHLDRYLAEPDADPLRRQPAPDEEFERRREELLADVVRPAFAEYREFLVTEVKPHGRPADRPGLPWLPGGAETYARLARTHTTTDLTPEELHRIGLDTIASLAVEYRELGQKVFGTDDLAEIFRRLRTDPDLRWRSAEELLETARTAVARATAEAPKWFGRIPEQQCTVEAVPSEVAPGAPAAYYLRAAADGSRPGIYFANTHEATERLRHMAETTAFHEAVPGHHFQISIAQGLTELPLLRRIGMFNAYVEGWGLYSERLAEEMGLYSDDVARLGMLAGDSLRAGRLVVDTGLHALGWSRQQAVDYLLEHTPEARAEIESEVDRYIAWPGQALGYMVGRREIQRARARAEQRLGSRFDVRAFHDLVLAGGQLPLSVLATVVDEWVAGHGDTVDGLANELVELSFEQEPLHPSVLGLPADHDRLGDQSRAAQERFRAAYTDLAARARALATEGLTPDEAVTREVVIASAEVEADRLGARAADIAVSDGLTAPALGLLMYLPYYKLDDEKKARGYLARLAAIEPFLAELTERQRESLAEGLVPPAYLARVGVEYIDRYLGAPEGDPLKVGTTAAVEGFEAERDRLLAEVVHPAYARYRDFLRTEVEPAGRPDTAPGISHLPGGAERYAALIRAETTTERTAQELHETGLALIERLGAEYRELGAKVFGTTELPEIFERLRTDPALRWRDGEELLSAARDAIARAEAVAPRWFSRIPAEKCEVAPVPEADAASGTIAYYLQPSLDGTRPGTYYANTHEAEKRPRFTSEAIAFHEAVPGHHFQLSLAQELRDLPLLRRIGMFNAYAEGWGLYAERLADEMGLYSDDVARLGMLTQDSMRAGRLVVDTGLHALGWSRQQAIDFLVDHTPMARLEIEAEIDRYIGWPAQALGYMVGRLEIQRLRAEAEQALGEAFDIRGFHEVVLGHGMLPLSALAKVVGDWVAGQLDTPGRLADELLALDFERQPLLPSLYGLPGDHGRLPDPGAEAEARLRAGYAAIAARAEALDTTGLPADERVTREVVLSQAKAAIDEIDSGRADISVSDGLGAPALQLLLYLPQTVLDDEPKARGYLARLAGMGEYLDALVERQRAAASEGRVPPGFLVRVGVEYVDRYLGAPENDPLRVTPAYALEGFETERDRLLAEVVRPAYRRYRDFLADELAPVARPETSPGIGALPDGQERYAALIRAETTTDRTAGELHETGLALIEKLAGEYRELGGKLFGTTDLGEIFDRIRTDPALRWRDGEELLAGARAAITRAEAVAGQWFSRVPTQKCQVAPVPPADAASGTIAYYLRPSLDGTRPGTYYANTHEAEKRPRFASEAIAFHEAVPGHHFQLCLAQGLTDLPLLRRILHVNAYGEGWGLYAERLADEMGLYSDDVARLGMLTQDSMRAGRLVVDTGLHALGWSRQQAVDYLAEHTPMALLEIEAEIDRYTADPGQALGYMVGRLEIERLRAEAEQALGAAFDVREFHDVVLGSGTLPLPVLAGVVAEWVAQRRDTPDKLADECLELMFEAQPLFPSLYGLPGTHDKLADQSAEAAARHRAGFAGIVARAGAIDAATLTQEERVTRDVVKWHARTLIDVLDSGRADIAVSDELAAPALELLMLLPQTIVDDEAKARGYLSRLAAIGTYLDQLIERQRAALVAGLTPPAFLARAGVGYVERYLADPDKDPLKVPVHGLEAERDRLLAEVVRPAYGRYRDFLAEEVVPVGRPETSPGLGDLPGGPERYAALIRAETTTERTPQDLHDTGLAIIERLAGEYRELGAELFGTTDLAEIFERIRTDPALRWRDGEELLAAARATITRAEAVAPQWFSRVPEQRCAVAPVPNADADSGLIAYYIEPSLDGSRPGTYYANTCEAEQRQRTLGEAVAFHEAVPGHHFQLTLAQQLTDVPVLRRIGIFTAFCEGWGLYAERLADEMGLYSDSTARLGLLTQDSMRAARLVVDTGLHALGWSRRQAVDYLVANTPMAQIEIEAEIDRYAGHPAQALGYMVGRLEIERLRAEAERELGERFDIREFHDTVLGSGTLPLPVLADVVADWVATRAAKDVK, from the coding sequence ATGACCGCGGTCACCGAACTCGCCGACGAGTTCGTCGAAGCGCTGTTCGCCGCCGATCCGCTGACGCCCGCGCTGCTGGGCATCCGGCCGGCGGAGCCCGGGCTGGCGGACGTGTCCGCCGAGGCCGAGCAGGCGTTCCGGGCCCGGCTCGCGGCGTTCCTCGAACGCGCCCGCGCACTGGAGGCGGACACCGCCGAGGACCGTCTCACCCGCGAGGTCCTCATCACCACGGCGGAAAACCGCATCGCGGCGATCGACAGCCGGATGACCGAGTTCACGGTCACCGACCTGTCGATCGGGCCCGCGGCCGGCCTCCTCATGACGCTGCCGATGACGACCGTGACGGCGGGCGAGGCCGCCGAGGCCCAGCTCGGCCGGCTGGCCGCGGTCCCCGGCCACCTGCGCCAGGCCGCGCGGCGGCACGCCGAAGGCATCGCCGCCGGCCTGCTGCCGGTGGCCCACCTGGTCGACGCCGCGGTCGCGCACCTCGACCGCTACCTCGCCGAGCCCGACGCCGACCCGCTGCGCCGCCAGCCCGCGCCGGACGAAGAGTTCGAGCGGCGGCGCGAGGAGCTGCTCGCCGACGTCGTCCGGCCGGCCTTCGCCGAGTACCGCGAATTCCTGGTCACCGAGGTCAAGCCGCACGGGCGGCCCGCCGACCGGCCCGGCCTGCCGTGGCTGCCCGGCGGCGCGGAGACCTACGCCCGCCTGGCGCGCACGCACACGACCACCGACCTCACCCCGGAAGAGCTGCACCGGATCGGCCTCGACACCATCGCCTCGCTCGCCGTCGAGTACCGCGAGCTGGGGCAGAAGGTGTTCGGCACCGACGACCTCGCCGAGATCTTCCGCCGCCTGCGTACCGACCCGGACCTGCGCTGGCGCAGTGCCGAAGAGCTGCTCGAGACCGCCCGCACGGCCGTCGCCCGTGCCACCGCGGAGGCCCCGAAGTGGTTCGGCCGGATCCCGGAGCAGCAGTGCACGGTCGAGGCGGTGCCGTCGGAGGTCGCCCCCGGCGCGCCCGCGGCCTACTACCTGCGCGCGGCCGCCGACGGGTCCCGGCCGGGGATCTACTTCGCGAACACCCACGAAGCCACCGAGCGGCTGCGGCACATGGCCGAGACCACCGCGTTCCACGAAGCCGTGCCGGGGCACCACTTCCAGATCAGCATCGCCCAAGGGCTCACCGAGCTGCCGCTGCTGCGCCGCATCGGCATGTTCAACGCCTACGTCGAGGGCTGGGGGCTCTACAGCGAGCGCCTCGCCGAAGAGATGGGGCTCTACTCCGACGACGTCGCCCGGCTCGGCATGCTGGCCGGCGATTCGCTGCGGGCGGGCCGGCTGGTCGTCGACACCGGGCTGCACGCGCTCGGGTGGAGCCGGCAGCAGGCCGTCGACTACCTGCTGGAGCACACGCCCGAGGCGCGCGCGGAGATCGAATCCGAGGTCGACCGCTACATCGCCTGGCCGGGCCAGGCGCTCGGGTACATGGTGGGGCGGCGGGAGATCCAGCGCGCCCGGGCCCGCGCCGAGCAGCGGCTCGGCTCGCGGTTCGACGTCCGCGCGTTCCACGACCTCGTGCTGGCCGGCGGCCAGCTGCCGCTGTCGGTCCTCGCCACCGTCGTCGACGAGTGGGTGGCCGGGCACGGCGACACCGTCGACGGCCTGGCCAACGAGCTCGTCGAGCTGTCGTTCGAGCAGGAGCCGCTGCACCCGTCGGTCCTCGGCCTGCCCGCCGACCACGACCGGCTCGGTGACCAGAGCCGGGCGGCGCAGGAGCGGTTCCGCGCCGCGTACACGGATCTGGCCGCCCGCGCGCGGGCGCTGGCCACCGAAGGCCTGACGCCGGACGAAGCCGTCACGCGCGAGGTCGTGATCGCCTCCGCCGAGGTCGAGGCCGACAGGCTCGGCGCGCGGGCCGCGGACATCGCGGTCAGCGACGGGCTCACCGCGCCCGCGCTCGGGCTGCTGATGTACCTGCCGTACTACAAGCTCGACGACGAAAAGAAGGCGCGCGGCTACCTGGCCCGGCTCGCCGCGATCGAGCCGTTCCTCGCCGAGCTCACCGAGCGCCAGCGCGAAAGCCTGGCCGAAGGGCTGGTACCGCCGGCGTACCTCGCCCGCGTCGGCGTCGAGTACATCGACCGCTACCTCGGCGCGCCGGAGGGCGACCCGCTGAAGGTGGGCACGACCGCGGCGGTCGAGGGCTTCGAAGCCGAGCGCGACAGGCTGCTCGCCGAGGTCGTCCACCCGGCGTACGCGCGCTACCGGGACTTCCTGCGCACGGAGGTCGAGCCGGCCGGGCGGCCCGACACCGCCCCGGGCATCTCCCACCTGCCGGGCGGCGCCGAGCGGTACGCCGCCCTGATCCGCGCCGAGACGACCACCGAGCGCACCGCACAGGAGCTGCACGAAACCGGTCTGGCGCTGATCGAGCGGCTCGGGGCGGAGTACCGCGAGCTGGGCGCGAAGGTGTTCGGCACCACCGAGCTGCCGGAGATCTTCGAGCGCCTGCGCACCGATCCGGCGCTGCGCTGGCGGGACGGCGAGGAGCTGCTGTCGGCGGCCCGGGACGCCATCGCCCGCGCCGAAGCCGTCGCGCCGCGGTGGTTCTCGCGCATCCCGGCGGAGAAGTGCGAGGTCGCGCCGGTCCCGGAGGCCGACGCGGCGAGCGGCACCATCGCGTACTACCTTCAGCCGTCGCTCGACGGCACACGGCCGGGCACGTACTACGCGAACACGCACGAGGCGGAGAAGCGGCCGCGGTTCACCAGCGAGGCGATCGCGTTCCACGAAGCCGTGCCGGGGCACCACTTCCAGCTCAGCCTGGCGCAGGAACTGCGTGACCTGCCGCTGCTGCGGCGGATCGGCATGTTCAACGCCTACGCCGAAGGCTGGGGCCTCTACGCCGAGCGGCTCGCCGACGAGATGGGGCTGTACTCCGACGACGTCGCGCGGCTGGGCATGCTCACGCAGGATTCGATGCGGGCGGGCCGGCTGGTCGTCGACACCGGGCTGCACGCACTGGGCTGGAGCCGGCAGCAGGCGATCGACTTCCTGGTCGACCACACGCCGATGGCGCGGCTGGAGATCGAAGCGGAGATCGACCGGTACATCGGCTGGCCGGCGCAGGCGCTGGGCTACATGGTGGGCCGGCTGGAGATCCAGCGGCTGCGCGCCGAAGCCGAGCAGGCGCTGGGCGAGGCGTTCGACATCCGCGGCTTCCACGAAGTCGTGCTGGGGCACGGCATGCTGCCGCTCTCCGCGCTGGCGAAGGTGGTCGGGGACTGGGTGGCCGGGCAGCTCGACACGCCCGGCAGGCTGGCCGACGAGCTGCTCGCGCTGGACTTCGAGCGGCAGCCGCTGTTGCCGTCGCTGTACGGCCTGCCCGGCGACCACGGCCGGCTGCCCGATCCCGGTGCGGAAGCCGAAGCCCGGTTGCGCGCCGGCTACGCGGCGATCGCCGCGCGCGCCGAAGCCCTCGACACCACCGGGCTGCCCGCCGACGAGCGCGTCACCCGCGAAGTCGTGCTCTCCCAGGCGAAAGCGGCCATCGACGAGATCGACTCCGGCCGCGCCGACATCTCGGTCAGCGACGGGCTCGGCGCGCCCGCGCTGCAGCTGCTGCTCTACCTGCCGCAGACGGTGCTCGACGACGAGCCGAAGGCGCGCGGCTACCTCGCCCGGCTCGCCGGAATGGGCGAATATCTCGACGCGCTGGTCGAGCGGCAGCGCGCCGCTGCGAGCGAGGGGCGGGTGCCGCCGGGCTTCCTGGTGCGCGTCGGCGTCGAGTACGTCGACCGCTACCTCGGGGCGCCCGAGAACGACCCGCTGCGGGTCACCCCGGCGTATGCGCTCGAAGGCTTCGAGACCGAACGCGATCGCCTGCTCGCCGAGGTCGTCCGGCCGGCGTACCGGCGCTACCGTGACTTCCTGGCCGATGAACTCGCGCCGGTGGCCCGGCCCGAGACGTCGCCGGGCATCGGCGCCCTGCCGGACGGCCAGGAGCGGTACGCCGCCCTGATCCGCGCCGAAACGACCACCGACCGCACGGCGGGGGAGCTGCACGAAACCGGGCTCGCGCTGATCGAGAAGCTCGCCGGCGAGTACCGCGAGCTGGGCGGGAAGCTGTTCGGCACCACCGATCTCGGCGAGATCTTCGACCGGATCCGCACGGACCCGGCGCTGCGCTGGCGGGACGGCGAGGAGCTGCTGGCCGGGGCCCGGGCCGCCATCACCCGCGCGGAAGCCGTGGCCGGCCAGTGGTTTTCGCGGGTGCCCACCCAGAAGTGCCAGGTCGCGCCGGTGCCGCCGGCCGACGCGGCGAGCGGCACGATCGCGTACTACCTGCGGCCGTCGCTCGACGGCACACGGCCGGGCACGTACTACGCGAACACGCACGAGGCGGAGAAGCGGCCGCGGTTCGCCAGCGAGGCGATCGCGTTCCACGAAGCCGTGCCGGGGCACCACTTCCAGCTGTGCCTCGCCCAGGGCCTCACCGATCTGCCGCTGCTGCGCCGGATCCTGCACGTCAACGCCTACGGCGAGGGCTGGGGCCTGTACGCCGAGCGGCTGGCCGACGAGATGGGGCTGTACTCCGACGACGTCGCGCGGCTGGGCATGCTGACCCAGGATTCGATGCGGGCGGGCCGGCTGGTCGTCGACACCGGGCTGCACGCGCTCGGCTGGAGCCGGCAGCAGGCGGTCGACTACCTCGCCGAGCACACGCCGATGGCGTTGCTGGAGATCGAGGCGGAGATCGACCGGTACACCGCCGACCCGGGCCAGGCGCTGGGGTACATGGTGGGCCGCCTGGAGATCGAGCGGCTGCGGGCCGAGGCCGAGCAGGCGCTGGGCGCGGCGTTCGACGTCCGCGAGTTCCACGACGTCGTGCTGGGCAGCGGCACCCTGCCGCTGCCGGTGCTGGCCGGCGTCGTCGCCGAGTGGGTGGCGCAGCGCCGTGACACCCCCGACAAGCTCGCCGACGAGTGCCTGGAGCTGATGTTCGAGGCGCAGCCGCTGTTCCCGTCTCTGTACGGGCTGCCGGGCACGCACGACAAGCTCGCCGACCAGTCCGCCGAGGCCGCCGCCCGTCACCGCGCCGGGTTCGCCGGGATCGTCGCCCGGGCGGGGGCGATCGACGCGGCGACGCTGACGCAGGAGGAACGCGTCACCCGGGACGTCGTGAAGTGGCACGCGCGCACCCTGATCGACGTGCTGGACTCCGGCCGGGCCGACATCGCGGTGAGCGACGAGCTGGCCGCGCCGGCCCTCGAGCTGCTGATGCTGCTGCCGCAGACGATCGTCGACGACGAGGCCAAGGCCCGTGGCTACCTGAGCAGGCTGGCCGCGATCGGCACGTACCTCGACCAGCTGATCGAGCGGCAGCGGGCCGCGCTCGTCGCCGGCCTGACGCCGCCGGCGTTCCTGGCCCGCGCCGGCGTCGGCTACGTCGAGCGGTACCTCGCCGACCCGGACAAGGACCCGCTGAAGGTCCCGGTCCACGGCCTCGAAGCCGAGCGCGACCGGCTGCTGGCCGAGGTGGTGCGGCCGGCGTACGGGCGGTACCGCGACTTCCTGGCCGAGGAGGTCGTCCCGGTGGGCAGGCCCGAGACGTCGCCGGGCCTCGGCGACCTGCCGGGCGGGCCGGAGCGTTACGCGGCACTGATCCGGGCCGAGACGACGACCGAGCGCACCCCGCAGGACCTGCACGACACGGGCCTGGCGATCATCGAGCGGCTGGCGGGGGAGTACCGCGAGCTGGGCGCCGAGCTGTTCGGCACGACGGACCTCGCGGAGATCTTCGAGCGGATCCGCACGGACCCGGCCCTGCGCTGGCGCGACGGCGAGGAGCTGCTGGCCGCTGCCCGGGCGACGATCACGCGGGCGGAAGCCGTGGCGCCGCAGTGGTTCTCGCGTGTCCCGGAGCAGCGGTGCGCGGTCGCCCCGGTACCGAACGCGGACGCCGACTCCGGCCTGATCGCGTACTACATCGAGCCGTCCCTGGACGGCTCGCGGCCGGGCACGTACTACGCCAACACGTGCGAGGCGGAGCAGCGGCAGCGGACGCTGGGGGAGGCGGTGGCGTTCCACGAAGCCGTCCCCGGGCACCACTTCCAGCTGACGCTGGCCCAGCAGCTGACGGACGTGCCGGTGCTGCGCCGGATCGGCATCTTCACCGCGTTCTGCGAGGGCTGGGGCCTCTACGCCGAGCGCCTGGCGGACGAGATGGGCCTGTATTCGGACAGCACGGCCCGCCTGGGCCTGCTGACGCAGGACTCGATGCGCGCAGCGCGCCTGGTGGTGGACACCGGGCTGCACGCCCTGGGCTGGAGCCGCCGGCAGGCGGTCGACTACCTGGTCGCGAACACGCCGATGGCCCAGATCGAGATCGAGGCGGAGATCGACCGCTACGCCGGCCACCCCGCGCAGGCGCTGGGGTACATGGTGGGCCGCCTGGAGATCGAGCGCCTCCGAGCCGAGGCCGAGCGCGAGCTGGGCGAGCGGTTCGACATCCGCGAGTTCCACGACACGGTGCTGGGCAGCGGAACCCTGCCACTCCCGGTCTTGGCGGACGTGGTGGCGGATTGGGTGGCGACCCGCGCCGCGAAGGACGTCAAGTGA
- the fahA gene encoding fumarylacetoacetase, which translates to MHVTWLELADDTPFGLANLPYGVFSVGGAPERRVGVPVGDQVLDLTAAAAETAASFAPLLTAGVLNPLLAAGPGTWREVRESLTEWLTEPRYADQLRPHLVPLAEVTTHLAVEVADYVDFYSSEHHALNAGKIFRPDATELPPNWKHLPIGYHGRAGTVVASGTPIVRPHGQRKPRNADAPSFGPSQRLDIEAEVGFVVGTPGTRVSTADFADHVFGVCLVNDWSARDIQAWEYQPLGPFLGKSFATSVSPWIVPLAALEHARVDGPPQDPEPFEYLRTSEKWGLDLAMEIRLNGHLVSSPPFATQYWTAPQQLAHMTVNGASLRTGDLFASGTVTGPERDQRGSFLELSWGGREPLELPGGVTRTFLEDGDEVVIGATAPGPGGTRIGFGDVRGTVVAGG; encoded by the coding sequence GTGCACGTGACCTGGCTCGAACTTGCCGACGACACGCCGTTCGGTCTCGCGAACCTGCCCTATGGCGTCTTCTCCGTCGGTGGTGCGCCCGAGCGGCGGGTCGGGGTGCCCGTCGGCGATCAGGTGCTCGACCTGACCGCCGCGGCCGCCGAAACCGCCGCTTCCTTCGCGCCGCTGCTCACCGCCGGGGTGCTCAACCCGCTGCTGGCCGCCGGGCCCGGCACCTGGCGCGAAGTCCGCGAGAGCCTCACCGAATGGCTCACCGAACCCCGCTACGCCGATCAGCTCCGGCCGCACCTGGTGCCGCTGGCCGAGGTCACCACCCATCTCGCGGTCGAGGTCGCCGACTACGTCGACTTCTACTCCAGCGAGCACCACGCCCTCAACGCCGGCAAGATCTTCCGCCCGGACGCCACCGAGCTCCCGCCCAACTGGAAGCACCTGCCGATCGGCTACCACGGCCGGGCCGGCACCGTCGTCGCGTCCGGCACGCCCATCGTCCGGCCGCACGGGCAGCGCAAGCCCCGCAACGCCGACGCGCCCTCGTTCGGCCCGTCGCAGCGGCTGGACATCGAGGCGGAGGTCGGGTTCGTCGTCGGTACCCCGGGCACCCGAGTGTCCACAGCGGACTTCGCCGACCACGTGTTCGGCGTCTGCCTCGTCAACGACTGGTCGGCGCGCGACATCCAGGCCTGGGAGTACCAGCCGCTGGGCCCGTTCCTCGGCAAGTCGTTCGCGACGTCGGTTTCGCCGTGGATCGTCCCGCTGGCCGCCCTCGAACACGCGCGCGTCGACGGGCCGCCGCAGGACCCGGAGCCGTTCGAGTACCTGCGCACCTCCGAAAAGTGGGGGCTCGACCTGGCCATGGAGATCCGGCTCAACGGCCACCTGGTGTCGAGCCCGCCGTTCGCGACCCAGTACTGGACGGCCCCGCAGCAGCTCGCGCACATGACGGTCAACGGCGCGAGCCTGCGCACCGGCGACCTGTTCGCCTCGGGCACGGTCACCGGCCCGGAGCGCGACCAGCGCGGCTCGTTCCTGGAGCTGTCCTGGGGCGGCCGGGAGCCCCTCGAACTGCCGGGCGGCGTGACGCGGACGTTCCTCGAGGACGGCGACGAGGTGGTCATCGGCGCGACCGCGCCCGGCCCGGGCGGCACCCGCATCGGCTTCGGTGACGTGCGGGGGACGGTGGTCGCGGGTGGATAG
- a CDS encoding LLM class F420-dependent oxidoreductase, with the protein MKIGTGISYSGGFAESVADVVELEKAGLDVVFVPEAYSFDAVSQLGYLAAKTERVQLASGIFQIYTRTPTLTAMTAAGLDFVSDGRFILGLGASGPQVIEGFHGVKYDAPLGRTREIVDVCRQVWRRERVVHEGKHYTIPLPPEQGTGLGKPLKLINHPVRERIPVLLASIGPKNVALTAEIAEGWQPIFFHPEKAADVWGASLAEGKAKRDPALGELDTFVMTALAIGDDVEPLLDHMRPMVALYVGGMGARGKNFYNELACRYGYEAEAKLIQDLYLDGKKEEAAAAVPLELLRAISLVGPAGYVKERVAAFAEAGATTLIVNPLQPGREARVAAVSQLRELIG; encoded by the coding sequence ATGAAGATCGGGACCGGGATCAGCTACTCCGGCGGCTTCGCCGAAAGCGTCGCCGACGTCGTCGAACTGGAGAAGGCCGGCCTCGACGTCGTCTTCGTGCCGGAGGCGTACTCGTTCGACGCGGTCAGCCAGCTCGGCTACCTGGCCGCGAAGACCGAGCGCGTCCAGCTGGCGTCCGGGATCTTCCAGATCTACACCCGCACGCCGACGCTCACCGCGATGACCGCGGCCGGCCTCGACTTCGTCTCCGACGGGCGGTTCATCCTCGGGCTCGGGGCGTCCGGCCCGCAGGTCATCGAGGGGTTCCACGGCGTGAAGTACGACGCGCCGCTGGGCCGCACCCGCGAGATCGTCGACGTCTGCCGCCAGGTGTGGCGCCGCGAGCGCGTGGTGCACGAGGGCAAGCACTACACGATCCCGCTGCCGCCGGAGCAGGGCACCGGCCTCGGCAAGCCGCTCAAGCTGATCAACCACCCGGTCCGGGAGCGGATCCCGGTGCTGCTGGCCTCGATCGGGCCGAAGAACGTCGCGCTGACGGCCGAGATCGCCGAGGGCTGGCAGCCGATCTTCTTCCACCCGGAGAAGGCGGCCGACGTCTGGGGCGCGTCTCTGGCCGAGGGCAAGGCCAAGCGTGACCCGGCGCTGGGCGAGCTGGACACGTTCGTCATGACCGCGTTGGCGATCGGCGACGACGTCGAACCGCTGCTCGACCACATGCGGCCGATGGTGGCGCTGTACGTCGGCGGGATGGGCGCGCGGGGCAAGAACTTCTACAACGAGCTCGCGTGCCGCTACGGCTACGAGGCCGAGGCGAAGCTGATCCAGGACCTGTACCTGGACGGCAAGAAGGAGGAGGCGGCCGCGGCGGTCCCGCTCGAGCTGCTGCGCGCGATCTCCCTGGTCGGCCCGGCCGGCTACGTGAAGGAGCGCGTGGCGGCCTTCGCCGAGGCCGGCGCGACGACGCTGATCGTGAACCCGCTGCAGCCGGGCCGGGAAGCCCGGGTGGCGGCGGTGTCCCAGCTGCGCGAGCTGATCGGCTGA
- a CDS encoding class F sortase — protein sequence MQRPERFVRPAAVMLAVVAGLGCVLLGVTSVLAPAPPAAANNEARPAAAPPAALLIPDLGLELNHVVALGVTPGGRREQPGTARGVGWFADGPAPGTPGVAVLSAHSAFGYSPGAFAFLGRLKPGATVTVRDAEGRQLRFTVRKTAVFPADEPDGTLVAPEGPGPELRLITSDGTYDSTGLSDTRVAVYATPA from the coding sequence ATGCAACGGCCCGAGCGCTTCGTGCGGCCGGCCGCCGTCATGCTCGCGGTCGTGGCCGGGCTCGGGTGCGTCCTGCTCGGCGTCACGTCGGTGCTCGCGCCGGCCCCGCCGGCCGCCGCGAACAACGAGGCACGGCCCGCCGCCGCCCCGCCGGCCGCGTTGCTGATCCCCGACCTCGGCCTGGAGCTGAACCACGTGGTGGCCCTCGGCGTCACCCCGGGCGGCCGTCGCGAGCAGCCGGGAACGGCCCGCGGCGTCGGCTGGTTCGCCGACGGCCCGGCCCCGGGCACCCCGGGCGTGGCGGTGCTGTCGGCGCACTCGGCCTTCGGGTATTCGCCGGGCGCGTTCGCGTTCCTGGGCCGGCTCAAGCCGGGCGCGACGGTCACGGTCCGCGACGCCGAGGGCCGGCAGCTTCGGTTCACGGTCCGCAAGACGGCGGTGTTCCCGGCGGACGAGCCGGACGGCACGCTGGTGGCCCCGGAGGGCCCGGGCCCGGAGCTGCGGCTGATCACGAGCGACGGGACCTACGACAGCACGGGCCTCAGCGACACGCGCGTGGCGGTCTACGCGACACCGGCCTAG
- a CDS encoding Ppx/GppA phosphatase family protein, translating to MRKREEPAVGVLDVGSFSARLVVVPVDGSPREPLVNHQTRLRLDRELDVRGRLSDRGIDAVTAAVAAGMTTAYRHGVSDVYPLATSSIRDAANAADVVRHVAGETGVELRFLSGRCEAELTYLAARRWYAAEPGPMLVLDIGGGTVELAAGSGEKATFARSLPLGARSMTRDWLPSERVSNKQVKALRAHALDVVTTTLGAADVDDPRVVGCSKVLQQLARLAGARPGKCKELRLDDLRAWIPRLAALPPSKRAELPGISRSRAHQALAGAIVAEALLTVAGGKVTICPWSTRDGLLLTLQDKAAGRRAA from the coding sequence GTGCGAAAAAGGGAAGAGCCCGCGGTGGGCGTGCTGGACGTCGGTTCGTTCAGTGCCCGGCTCGTGGTGGTGCCGGTCGACGGCTCACCCCGGGAACCGCTGGTCAACCACCAGACGCGGCTGCGCCTGGACCGCGAGCTCGACGTCCGCGGCCGCCTCTCCGACCGCGGCATCGACGCCGTCACGGCCGCCGTCGCCGCGGGCATGACCACGGCGTACCGCCACGGCGTCAGCGACGTCTACCCGCTCGCGACCTCCTCGATCCGGGACGCGGCCAACGCGGCGGACGTCGTCCGGCACGTCGCCGGCGAAACCGGGGTCGAGCTGCGGTTCCTCTCCGGCCGCTGCGAGGCCGAGCTGACCTACCTCGCCGCCCGGCGCTGGTACGCCGCCGAGCCGGGGCCGATGCTGGTGCTCGACATCGGCGGCGGCACGGTCGAACTGGCCGCCGGCTCCGGCGAAAAAGCCACCTTCGCGCGCTCGCTGCCGCTGGGGGCCCGCTCGATGACACGGGACTGGCTGCCGTCCGAGCGCGTGTCGAACAAGCAGGTCAAGGCGCTGCGCGCGCACGCGCTCGACGTCGTCACCACCACGCTGGGCGCCGCCGACGTCGACGACCCGCGGGTCGTCGGCTGCTCGAAGGTGCTGCAGCAGCTCGCGCGGCTGGCCGGCGCCCGGCCGGGCAAGTGCAAGGAACTGCGGCTCGACGACCTCCGCGCGTGGATCCCGCGGCTCGCCGCGCTGCCGCCGTCGAAGCGCGCCGAGCTGCCGGGCATTTCCCGCAGCCGCGCCCACCAGGCCCTGGCCGGCGCGATCGTCGCGGAAGCGCTGCTGACCGTCGCCGGCGGCAAGGTGACGATCTGCCCCTGGTCCACCCGCGACGGCCTGCTGCTCACCCTCCAGGACAAGGCGGCGGGCAGGCGCGCGGCCTGA